One segment of Erigeron canadensis isolate Cc75 chromosome 2, C_canadensis_v1, whole genome shotgun sequence DNA contains the following:
- the LOC122588665 gene encoding telomere repeat-binding factor 4-like translates to MVRQKHRWTMEEEEALIAGVEKYGQGKWKTIVDDPQFASCFSDRSNVDLKDKWRNLNASSVRAPKIVCVTSNPPLSSLEPSAAALLLEYGSEAGPSRSSPDTIMSPDYKAVIMEALSSFEDPNGLDINDILNFIESKYEVPENFRESVTSKLRNLVLTGEVQKVNNCYKLRGAFLGAETSQEEDIVPTNIDNCNEEQNAQEASVTPISTETPEEAAARLVAEAENLDKIAIEACKRRDMLEGLLEESLVMRMLAKNFYEQCSRDGIVVLKP, encoded by the exons ATGGTAAGACAAAAGCATCGATGGACGATGGAGGAAGAGGAAGCTTTGATTGCGGGTGTGGAAAAGTACGGCCAGGGAAAATGGAAAACCATAGTTGACGATCCCCAATTTGCATCTTGCTTTTCTGATCGGTCGAACGTTGATCTCAAG GACAAATGGCGTAACTTGAATGCAAGTAGTGTTAGAGCTCCCAAGATAGTGTGTGTTACTTCAAATCCACCCTTGAGTTCCCTGGAACCTTCAGCTGCCGCTCTGCTCCTTGAATATGGCAGTGAAGCTGGACCTTCTAGAAGCTCACCAGATACAATAATGTCCCCCGA TTACAAGGCTGTTATTATGGAGGCTCTTTCCTCCTTCGAAGATCCAAATGGGCTTGACATCAATGATATTCTGAACTTTATTGAG AGTAAGTATGAGGTACCTGAAAATTTCAGGGAATCAGTGACTTCAAAGCTCAGGAACCTCGTGTTGACAGGAGAAGTCCAGAAA GTGAACAATTGCTACAAGCTCAGGGGTGCATTCTTGGGTGCTGAAACATCCCAAGAAGAGGATATTGTCCCAACTAACATTGACAACTGTAACGAGGAACAAAATGCGCAGGAGGCTTCTGTAACACCCATTTCTACAGAAACTCCGGAAGAAGCTGCAGCTCGCTTAGTTGCTGAGGCAGAAAACCTGGATAAAATTGCAATTGAAGCCTGTAAAAGGCGAGATATGCTTGAAGGGCTCCTAGAAGAAAGCTTGGTAATGCGAATGCTAGCAAAAAATTTTTACGAGCAAT GCTCTAGAGATGGAATTGTTGTGCTGAAACCTTGA
- the LOC122589896 gene encoding probable phospholipid-transporting ATPase 4, which translates to MAGGRIRARLKRSSLYTFGCIRPPRESIDEPHQFHGPGFLRQVCCNQPGFHRKKPLIYPTNYISTTKYNVITFLPKALFEQFRRVANLYFLLAAALSIAPVSPFSPYSMIAPLLFVVGLSMAKEGVENWHRFMQDMKVNMRKVLVHSGGGDFVNKPWMKLEVGDVVKVEKDCFFPADLLFLSSSYEDGICYVETMNLDGETNLKVKRSLEVTLPLDYDTAFRDFQATIKCEDPNPSLYTFVGNFEYDRQMYPLDPSQILLRDSKLRNTGHVYGVVIFSGHDSKVMQNATKPPSKRSTIEKQMDKIIYVLFTLLVLISLISSIGFGIKTKYQMPRWWYLPADDKKLYNPHYPFVSGIAHLITALILYGYLIPISLYVSIELVKVLQALFINNDIHMYDEGTCTPARARTSNINEELGMVDTILSDKTGTLTCNQMDFLKCSIAGTPYGTLSSEVELAAASQMAMDLEGTHHGFSRTGALNGSEIEMETVVTPKGVSSQNHIKGFSFEDNRLMNGNWSQEPHKDVLLMFFRILALCHTAIPELNEETRSFTYEAESPDEGAFLVAAREFGFQYCKRTQSSIYVRERHLSSHEPIEREFKLLNLLDFSSKRKRMSVIVQDETGQILLLCKGADSIIFDRLSKNGKSFEEATKKHLNEYAEAGLRTLAFAYRKLEVSEYTTWNDEFMKAKTSIGGDRDAMLERLSDIMERDLILVGATAVEDKLQPGVPQCIDKLAQAGLKIWVLTGDKMETAINIGFACSLLRQGMKQICITTNLEMLTNDSKKAVKDNILMQLTNALQMVKLEKDPHAAFALIIDGKTLTYALEDDLKHQFLNLAIDCASVICCRVSPKQKALVTRLVKEGTGKTTLAIGDGANDVGMIQEADIGVGISGVEGMQAVMASDFAIAQFRFLERLLVVHGHWCYKRIAQMICYFFYKNIAFGLTLFYFEAFTGFSGQSVYDDWYMLLFNVVLTSLPVISLGVFEQDVSAEICLQFPALYQQGPRNLFFDWYRIFGWMANGLYCSLIVFFLNIIIFYDQAFRADGHTADMAVVGTVMFTCVIYAVNCQIALTMNHFTWIQHFLIGFSIITWYIFLVLYGMLSPDLSGNVYKIFIEALSSAPIYWLSILLVTAACNLPYLAHISFQRSFNPMDHHVIQEIKYYKKDIEDRHMWRREKSKARQETKIGFSARVDATIRNLRFKLHRKSLVLSPRAVLSPRAVL; encoded by the exons ATGGCTGGTGGGAGAATAAGGGCTAGGCTGAAAAGAAGCAGTTTGTACACCTTTGGATGCATTCGACCACCTCGTGAATCTATAGACGAGCCTCATCAATTTCATGGGCCTGGATTTTTAAGACAAGTTTGTTGTAATCAGCCCGGGTTTCATCGGAAGAAACCTCTGATATACCCGACAAATTATATATCCACCACAAAGTACAATGTGATCACCTTCTTACCCAAGGCTCTTTTTGAGCAATTCCGGCGAGTTGCTAATTTGTATTTTCTATTAGCTGCGGCTCTATCTATCGCACCCGTTTCGCCTTTCTCGCCTTACAGTATGATTGCACCGCTGTTGTTTGTCGTCGGGCTTAGTATGGCTAAAGAAGGTGTGGAAAATTGGCACCGGTTTATGCAGGATATGAAGGTAAATATGAGAAAAGTTTTAGTTCATAGTGGCGGTGGTGATTTTGTTAACAAGCCATGGATGAAACTCGAGGTCGGGGATGTGGTCAAAGTGGAAAAAGATTGCTTCTTTCCTGCCGATTTATTGTTCTTGTCCTCTAGTTATGAGGACGGAATATGCTACGTGGAGACTATGAATCTAGACGGGGAGACAAATTTAAAGGTTAAAAGAAGTTTAGAGGTAACCTTGCCTTTAGACTATGATACAGCTTTTAGAGATTTCCAAGCAACGATTAAATGTGAGGACCCGAATCCTAGTCTTTATACGTTTGTGGGTAATTTTGAATATGATCGCCAGATGTATCCCCTTGATCCTAGTCAGATTCTCCTTAGAGATTCCAAGCTTCGTAACACTGGGCATGTTTACGGGGTGGTGATATTTTCTGGTCATGATAGTAAAGTGATGCAAAATGCCACCAAACCTCCTTCTAAAAGAAGCACAATTGAGAAGCAAATGgataaaatcatttatgttCTTTTTACCCTTCTTGTGCTGATTTCGTTAATCAGCTCAATAGGGTTTGGTATAAAGACCAAGTATCAAATGCCCAGATGGTGGTACCTGCCCGCCGATGACAAGAAATTATATAATCCACATTATCCTTTTGTATCGGGCATAGCTCACCTGATTACAGCTCTTATTCTTTACGGGTATTTGATACCAATTTCACTGTATGTTTCAATTGAGCTCGTGAAGGTTTTACAAGCATTGTTCATAAACAACGATATACACATGTATGATGAAGGAACCTGTACTCCTGCTCGAGCCCGGACATCAAATATAAACGAAGAGTTAGGGATGGTAGACACAATTCTTTCTGATAAAACAGGGACGTTAACATGTAACCAAATGGATTTTCTTAAGTGTTCCATTGCTGGAACCCCATATGGTACTCTTTCTAGCGAAGTAGAGCTTGCTGCCGCCAGTCAGATGGCTATGGACCTCGAAGGGACCCATCACGGTTTTTCAAGAACTGGTGCACTGAATGGCTCCGAGATCGAAATGGAAACTGTAGTTACTCCTAAAGGTGTAAGTTCTCAAAACCATATCAAGGGGTTCAGTTTTGAAGACAATAGGTTAATGAATGGAAATTGGTCTCAAGAACCCCATAAAGATGTTCTCTTGATGTTTTTCCGGATTCTTGCTCTTTGTCACACTGCAATTCCCGAGCTAAATGAGGAGACCAGAAGTTTTACCTATGAAGCTGAGTCACCAGATGAAGGAGCTTTTCTTGTTGCAGCAAGAGAGTTTGGTTTTCAGTATTGCAAACGAACTCAATCAAGTATATACGTTCGTGAGAGGCATCTCTCATCTCATGAGCCTATTGAAAG GGAGTTCAAACTTTTGAATCTTTTGGATTTCTCAAGCAAACGAAAGAGAATGTCAGTTATTGTCCAGGATGAGACGGGGCAGATTTTGTTATTATGCAAAGGTGCAGACAG CATAATCTTTGATCGTTTATCGAAAAATGGAAAATCATTTGAGGAGGCCACCAAAAAGCATCTAAATGAGTATGCAGAAGCTGGATTGCGTACACTAGCATTTGCCTACAGAAAGCTTGAAGTGTCTGAGTATACTACTTGGAATGATGAATTTATGAAAGCCAAGACTTCCATTGGTGGTGATAGAGATGCAATGCTTGAACGCTTATCTGACATAATGGAAAGAGACCTCATCCTCGTTGGTGCAACTGCCGTGGAGGACAAACTGCAGCCAGGG GTGCCTCAATGTATCGATAAACTGGCCCAAGCTGGTCTAAAGATATGGGTTCTGACTGGTGATAAGATGGAAACTGCAATCAACATAGG ATTTGCTTGCAGTTTGCTTCGGCAGGGAATGAAACAAATATGTATAACGACGAATTTGGAGATGTTAACCAACGATTCTAAGAAG GCTGTGAAAGACAACATTTTGATGCAACTTACCAATGCATTGCAAATGGTTAAGCTTGAAAAGGATCCACATGCTGCATTTGCGCTGATTATTGATGGGAAGACACTGACTTATGCATTAGAGGATGATTTGAAGCATCAGTTCTTGAATTTAGCCATTGATTGTGCATCTGTAATATGCTGCCGTGTCTCTCCTAAGCAAAAGGCGTTG GTTACGAGATTAGTGAAAGAAGGCACTGGGAAAACAACTTTAGCAATTGGAGATGGTGCAAATGATGTTGGTATGATTCAAGAAGCCGATATTGGTGTCGGTATTAGTGGTGTTGAAGGAATGCAG GCTGTGATGGCAAGTGACTTCGCAATAGCTCAGTTTCGGTTTCTTGAAAGGCTTCTTGTTGTGCATGGTCATTGGTGCTATAAGAGAATCGCTCAAATG ATTTGCTATTTCTTTTACAAGAACATTGCTTTCGGTCTAACACTCTTCTACTTCGAGGCCTTTACGGGATTCTCTGGACAGTCGGTCTATGATGATTGGTATATGTTATTATTCAATGTTGTTCTTACATCATTGCCCGTCATCTCACTTGGAGTTTTTGAACAAGATGTTTCTGCGGAGATCTGCTTACAG TTTCCAGCCTTATATCAGCAAGGACCAAGAAACCTATTTTTTGACTGGTATAGAATCTTCGGATGGATGGCAAACGGTCTCTACTGTTCGTTAATTGTGTTCTTTctcaacatcataatctttTATGACCAAGCTTTTCGGGCAGATGGTCATACTGCTGACATGGCAGTGGTCGGCACGGTCATGTTCACTTGTGTCATCTACGCGGTCAACTGCCAAATCGCCCTAACAATGAACCATTTCACATGGATACAACACTTCCTAATCGGGTTCAGCATCATTACATGGTACATCTTTCTTGTATTATACGGGATGCTTTCACCTGATCTTTCAGGAAACGTGTACAAAATCTTTATAGAAGCTCTTTCTTCTGCACCAATTTACTGGCTCAGCATACTATTAGTAACAGCTGCCTGTAATTTACCTTATCTTGCTCACATATCCTTCCAAAGATCATTCAACCCTATGGATCATCATGTAATACaagaaataaaatattacaaaaaggATATCGAGGATCGACATATGTGGAGAAGAGAAAAATCCAAAGCAAGACAAGAAACGAAGATTGGGTTTTCAGCGAGAGTTGACGCAACCATCAGAAATTTGCGGTTTAAGTTGCATAGGAAATCATTAGTGTTGAGTCCTCGTGCAGTGTTGAGTCCCCGGGCCGTGTTGTAA